From a region of the Primulina eburnea isolate SZY01 chromosome 7, ASM2296580v1, whole genome shotgun sequence genome:
- the LOC140837311 gene encoding uncharacterized protein — MHFAHSTPSVQHTPSAHASPDVSGTRPGVLNRSRSSTSSPMRTGPRVHFGLNPSRRPSPLEHRFERRLTALEDSVTSMHVRMSAEFLDIRASIRSINQALVDLKSSLTEQIRAGFAEMRSNMPVQQDNDYSITYTRGRKRKASEADFGVDDNLAREIGSTSQTLHIFEPNLPVITEESSEGVADNLGREIGSSSQTQQIFEPNLQAIPEESAGDIKVTPDARMSGGEATTSRDAGVRSLGETVTLKVNNSLARVRASMLDRSPSRIRGFYAEYEKSFYGLMAIANSRVTFFHIGEALRGLLEMQIRHPEVMSADDSLMDRHFYGATSVLAEAKDIDFNINLAPIVRKVKGDVGSASQAIHGELRQCAEFNITKGFQSFKKKFLQI; from the exons ATGCATTTTGCACATTCAACTCCCTCTGTCCAGCACACGCCTTCTGCCCATGCATCTCCTGACGTTTCCGGCACCCGTCCTGGTGTTCTCAATAGATCCAGATCTAGCACCAGTTCTCCTATGCGTACGGGTCCTAGAGTCCACTTTGGACTCAATCCTTCCCGCCGCCCATCACCGTTGGAGCATCGTTTCGAGCGGCGACTGACTGCGTTGGAGGATTCCGTTACGTCCATGCATGTTAGGATGTCTGCAGAATTTCTTGACATCAGAGCGTCTATCAGGAGTATAAATCAAGCTCTAGTTGACTTGAAATCGAGTTTGACTGAACAGATTAGAGCTGGTTTTGCTGAGATGAGGTCTAACATGCCAGTGCAGCAGGACAATGATTATAGCATAACCTATACCAGAGGACGGAAGAGGAAAGCATCCGAGGCAGATTTTG GTGTGGATGATAATCTGGCCAGGGAAATTGGCAGTACTAGCCAAACACTACATATATTTGAGCCTAACCTTCCGGTCATTACAGAGGAGTCCTCAGAAG GTGTGGCTGATAATTTGGGTAGGGAAATTGGCAGTAGTAgccaaacccaacagatattTGAGCCTAACCTTCAAGCCATTCCAGAGGAGTCCGCAGGAG ATATTAAAGTGACTCCAGATGCGCGTATGTCAGGAGGCGAGGCGACCACGTCGAGAG ATGCCGGTGTGAGGTCACTTGGGGAGACCGTGACACTGAAGGTAAACAACTCGCTTGCGCGAGTTAGGGCCTCGATGCTCGACCGTTCGCCCAGTAGGATTCGAGGTTTTTACGCCGAATATGAGAAGTCGTTCTACGGGCTCATGGCTATCGCAAACTCGCGTGTCACTTTCTTT CACATCGGCGAAGCTCTCCGTGGATTGCTTGAGATGCAGATCCGACATCCTGAAGTGATGTCGGCAGATGATTCGTTGATGGACAGACATTTCTATGGTGCGACCTCAGTTTTGGCCGAAGCTAAAGATATCGATTTCAACATAAATCTGGCACCGATTGTGAGAAAAGTCAAAGGTGATGTCGGATCTGCATCTCAAGCAATCCACGGAGAGCTTCGCCAATGTGCTGAATTCAATATAACAAAAGGTTttcaaagttttaaaaaaaaatttctacaaATTTAA